One stretch of bacterium DNA includes these proteins:
- a CDS encoding HNH endonuclease, with protein MSRGEVLLLNYDYTPLNVLSLRKAVRLVILKKAEPIYFKDGLYWRAERLTLRLPSVIRLRYHIPLKYREVPLNKKNILRRDNYTCQYCGTSEGPMTIDHVIPKRLGGGETWENLVCACFRCNNRKGDSTPEEAGMKLLKPPKKPTYLTLLFSSIKVPDNRWKEFLFEL; from the coding sequence TTGAGCCGTGGTGAAGTTTTACTATTAAACTACGATTATACACCTTTAAATGTTCTTAGTTTAAGAAAAGCAGTAAGGTTGGTCATCTTAAAAAAAGCAGAACCTATTTACTTTAAAGATGGACTTTATTGGCGTGCCGAGAGACTAACATTAAGGTTACCAAGCGTTATAAGGTTAAGGTACCACATTCCGCTAAAGTATAGAGAAGTTCCACTAAATAAGAAAAATATTTTGAGAAGGGACAATTATACCTGTCAGTATTGTGGTACAAGTGAAGGCCCTATGACCATTGACCACGTTATTCCAAAGAGGCTTGGTGGTGGTGAAACATGGGAAAATCTGGTTTGCGCATGTTTTCGCTGTAATAATAGAAAAGGCGACAGTACTCCCGAAGAAGCTGGAATGAAACTTCTTAAGCCCCCTAAAAAGCCTACTTACTTGACTCTTCTTTTCTCTTCCATTAAGGTGCCCGACAATCGCTGGAAGGAATTTCTTTTTGAGTTGTGA
- a CDS encoding sodium-translocating pyrophosphatase, with protein MNYFYLYWFAPIGSIFALLFALYLAKSVLKEEEGTDKMKEIARAVREGATAYLKRQYSVVAIFFAITFLILLILALKGLQPVFVPFAFITGGFFSGLSGFIGMSIATRASSRTANAARRSLNDALRVAFKAGAVMGMVVVGLALLDISIWFAFLKWFYGSVKGLAGNENELIDAITFTMLSFGMGASSQALFARVGGGIFTKAADVGADLVGKVEVGIPEDDPRNPAVIADNVGDNVGDVAGMGADLYESYAGSIIATMSLAASARLGMRGVALPMVIAGVGVIASIIGTFLVRTREDSSQKALLTALRRGVWSAAILVIIISFIACKVVLPREDFGVFWAIIAGLSAGVIIGYFTEYFTSDNYSPTVNVAKSTLTGHATVIIEGIANGMYSTFIPVITVVVAILLSFFVSGGFHDPALGLYGIGLSAVGMLSTLGITLATDAYGPVADNAGGNAEMSHLPEEVRKRTDALDALGNTTAATGKGFAIGSAALTALALIAAYRNDVLTWVGKLNISNKPGYLKLIEPVLTEPVVIGGLFIGALMPFLFSSLTLKAVGRAAQSIVAEVRRQFKEIPGLLEGKARPDYAKAVYLVTKAAQKEMIAPALLAITVPIIVGLLMGPGGVVGLLSGALASGFVLALFMANSGASWDNAKKYIEKGNFGGKGSDAHKAGVTGDTVGDPFKDTAGPSLNILIKLMSMVSIVFAGFVVKYSLIRFLIK; from the coding sequence ATGAATTATTTCTATTTATACTGGTTTGCTCCTATAGGTTCTATCTTCGCTCTTTTATTTGCTCTATACCTTGCAAAATCTGTTCTTAAAGAAGAAGAAGGGACTGATAAAATGAAAGAGATAGCAAGGGCGGTAAGAGAAGGTGCTACCGCCTACCTTAAAAGGCAATACTCCGTGGTTGCGATTTTCTTTGCAATTACCTTCCTAATACTCCTAATTTTAGCTTTGAAGGGATTACAGCCTGTTTTTGTTCCTTTTGCATTTATAACGGGTGGGTTCTTTTCCGGTCTGTCAGGGTTTATTGGCATGAGCATTGCTACCCGAGCCAGTTCTAGAACTGCCAATGCAGCAAGAAGAAGTTTAAATGACGCTTTGAGAGTTGCTTTTAAAGCAGGTGCTGTTATGGGAATGGTTGTTGTGGGCCTTGCCCTTTTGGATATTAGTATATGGTTTGCCTTTTTAAAATGGTTTTATGGAAGTGTTAAGGGCCTTGCTGGTAATGAAAACGAGCTTATTGATGCAATTACTTTTACGATGCTAAGTTTCGGTATGGGGGCATCCTCTCAAGCCCTTTTTGCCCGTGTTGGTGGTGGAATCTTCACAAAAGCTGCAGATGTTGGGGCAGACCTTGTGGGTAAGGTGGAAGTGGGTATACCCGAAGACGATCCGAGAAACCCGGCGGTGATCGCAGATAATGTTGGGGATAATGTAGGTGATGTTGCAGGGATGGGTGCAGACCTTTATGAGTCTTATGCAGGATCTATAATTGCTACGATGTCCCTTGCGGCTTCGGCACGGCTCGGTATGCGTGGTGTAGCACTACCGATGGTGATCGCTGGTGTTGGTGTAATTGCATCTATTATTGGAACTTTCTTGGTTAGAACAAGAGAAGATTCTTCCCAAAAGGCACTTCTTACTGCTCTAAGAAGAGGTGTATGGAGTGCTGCAATCCTCGTAATAATAATAAGTTTCATAGCCTGCAAGGTTGTTCTTCCTCGAGAAGATTTTGGCGTTTTCTGGGCTATAATTGCCGGACTTTCTGCTGGTGTAATTATAGGATATTTTACAGAGTACTTCACTTCTGATAATTACAGCCCCACCGTTAACGTTGCTAAATCAACCCTGACAGGCCATGCAACAGTCATTATAGAAGGAATTGCAAATGGAATGTATTCAACCTTTATTCCTGTTATAACTGTAGTGGTGGCAATTCTTTTGAGTTTCTTTGTGTCTGGAGGATTCCATGACCCTGCCCTTGGCCTTTACGGTATAGGTCTTTCTGCAGTGGGGATGCTTTCAACCCTTGGAATTACCCTGGCCACTGATGCTTATGGTCCTGTGGCAGACAATGCAGGTGGCAATGCAGAAATGTCACATTTACCCGAGGAAGTTAGAAAAAGAACGGATGCCCTTGACGCTCTTGGAAATACAACGGCTGCAACGGGTAAAGGTTTTGCAATAGGCTCTGCTGCTCTAACTGCTCTGGCACTCATAGCTGCTTATAGGAATGATGTATTAACTTGGGTTGGAAAGTTAAATATTTCAAATAAACCGGGTTATCTTAAGTTAATAGAGCCGGTTTTGACAGAGCCGGTAGTTATAGGTGGGCTTTTCATAGGGGCGCTTATGCCTTTCCTCTTTTCTTCATTAACTTTGAAGGCTGTTGGTAGAGCTGCACAGAGCATCGTTGCGGAAGTGAGAAGACAATTTAAGGAAATTCCTGGACTTCTTGAAGGTAAAGCACGGCCTGACTATGCTAAGGCTGTTTATTTAGTGACGAAGGCTGCCCAAAAGGAAATGATTGCACCGGCTTTACTTGCTATAACCGTTCCCATAATTGTAGGCCTTTTGATGGGGCCAGGAGGGGTAGTTGGGTTGCTCTCTGGTGCCCTCGCGTCGGGATTTGTACTTGCCCTTTTTATGGCAAACTCAGGAGCCTCATGGGATAACGCTAAAAAATACATAGAGAAAGGGAATTTCGGAGGTAAAGGAAGCGATGCCCACAAAGCAGGGGTCACTGGAGATACTGTGGGAGACCCATTTAAGGATACTGCTGGTC